A portion of the Synechococcales cyanobacterium CNB genome contains these proteins:
- a CDS encoding acetyltransferase has product MSAPGLVLIGGGGHAIVVAEAARLAGLRVEGVLDDAPSPVATVGPGAIPRLGTLAEARLIAGRRWIVALGDLGARARVLAALSGFADAALAVVHPGAIVSADAEIAPGAFIGPGAIVNARADIGPHAIVNSGAIVEHECDIGANAHVAPGAALGGRVRVGPNSLVGIGARVVPGVTIGAGCLVAAGAVVTADVPDGARVAGVPAHPIR; this is encoded by the coding sequence ATGAGCGCACCAGGACTCGTCCTGATCGGCGGCGGCGGGCACGCCATCGTCGTCGCCGAAGCCGCACGCCTCGCGGGCCTGCGCGTCGAGGGCGTGCTCGACGACGCCCCAAGCCCGGTCGCCACGGTCGGCCCGGGCGCGATCCCGCGGCTCGGCACGCTCGCCGAGGCCCGGCTCATCGCCGGCCGCCGGTGGATCGTCGCGCTGGGCGACCTCGGTGCGCGCGCCCGCGTGCTCGCCGCGCTGTCGGGCTTCGCCGACGCCGCCCTCGCCGTCGTGCATCCGGGCGCGATCGTCTCCGCCGACGCCGAGATCGCCCCGGGCGCTTTCATCGGCCCGGGCGCGATCGTCAACGCCCGCGCCGACATAGGCCCGCACGCCATCGTCAACTCCGGTGCGATCGTCGAACACGAGTGCGACATCGGTGCGAACGCCCACGTCGCCCCCGGCGCGGCCCTCGGCGGGCGCGTCCGCGTCGGCCCCAACTCGCTCGTCGGCATCGGCGCCCGCGTCGTCCCCGGCGTCACCATCGGCGCGGGCTGCCTCGTCGCCGCGGGCGCGGTCGTCACCGCCGACGTGCCCGACGGCGCACGCGTCGCAGGCGTGCCGGCCCACCCGATCCGATGA
- a CDS encoding PEGA domain-containing protein, which translates to MERWRTPIPAFAACVLLVGCVERRIVVTTEPAGALVYINDLEVGRTPLQTSFLYHGWYDVRVELEGYEVLRTEAEAAAPVYEWPPIDLVAEALPMKFRNTQRWHFVLSPLAEAALTGEEAERLLTERARSMRAELAGTARPKASALPAPTEEFDDPGADDGAPAEEDFPFDDDG; encoded by the coding sequence ATGGAACGATGGCGGACCCCCATCCCGGCGTTCGCGGCGTGTGTCCTGCTGGTCGGGTGCGTGGAGCGTCGGATCGTGGTGACGACGGAGCCTGCGGGCGCGCTCGTCTACATCAACGATCTGGAGGTCGGGCGGACGCCGCTCCAGACGTCGTTCCTGTATCACGGGTGGTACGACGTGCGGGTGGAGTTGGAGGGGTACGAGGTGCTGCGGACGGAGGCGGAGGCGGCCGCGCCGGTGTACGAGTGGCCGCCGATCGACCTGGTGGCCGAGGCGTTGCCGATGAAGTTCCGGAACACACAGCGGTGGCACTTCGTGCTCTCGCCGCTTGCGGAGGCCGCGCTGACGGGCGAGGAGGCGGAGCGGTTGCTGACGGAGCGGGCGCGGTCGATGCGTGCGGAACTGGCTGGGACGGCGAGGCCGAAGGCGTCCGCGCTGCCCGCGCCGACGGAGGAGTTCGACGATCCTGGCGCGGACGATGGCGCGCCGGCGGAAGAGGACTTTCCGTTTGACGATGATGGGTGA
- the lptB gene encoding LPS export ABC transporter ATP-binding protein — translation MPLLEAKDLRKTYGGRAVVDGVSVYVERSETVGLLGRNGAGKTTTFRMTIGMIDCDGGRVFFDEHEITRLPMYQRARLGVGYLSQEPSVFQRLSCEQNLLAILETLGLSRRERKQRAGALLAQFGLTHKARHAARTCSGGERRKLEIARALVTQPRLILMDEPFSGVDPIAVEDLQGEIRQLADQGIAFLITDHNVQQTLRVCDRAYIIDSGKVFAEGTPRGLINDEMVRRVYLGSLFRGDEFDDLPERGRREGVAEAAVREP, via the coding sequence GTGCCGCTGCTGGAAGCGAAAGACCTGCGGAAGACCTACGGCGGTCGTGCCGTCGTGGACGGCGTGTCGGTGTACGTCGAACGATCGGAGACGGTGGGCCTGCTGGGGCGGAACGGGGCGGGGAAGACGACGACGTTCCGCATGACGATCGGGATGATCGACTGCGACGGCGGTCGGGTGTTCTTCGACGAGCACGAGATCACGCGGCTGCCGATGTACCAGCGGGCGAGGCTTGGCGTGGGGTATCTGTCGCAGGAGCCGAGCGTGTTCCAGCGGCTGTCGTGCGAGCAGAACCTGCTGGCGATCCTCGAGACGCTGGGCCTGTCGCGGCGCGAGCGCAAGCAGCGTGCGGGCGCGCTGCTGGCGCAGTTCGGGCTGACGCACAAGGCGAGGCACGCGGCGCGGACGTGCTCCGGCGGCGAGCGGCGGAAACTGGAGATTGCCCGGGCGCTGGTGACGCAGCCGCGGCTGATCCTGATGGACGAGCCGTTCAGCGGCGTGGACCCGATCGCGGTCGAGGACCTGCAAGGGGAGATCCGCCAGCTGGCCGACCAGGGGATCGCGTTCCTCATCACGGACCACAACGTGCAACAGACGCTGCGGGTGTGCGACCGGGCGTACATCATCGACTCGGGGAAGGTGTTCGCGGAGGGCACGCCGCGGGGCCTGATCAACGACGAGATGGTGCGTCGGGTGTACCTCGGCTCGCTGTTCCGGGGCGACGAGTTCGACGACCTGCCGGAGCGGGGACGGCGCGAGGGCGTGGCGGAGGCGGCGGTGCGGGAGCCGTGA
- a CDS encoding DUF4870 domain-containing protein, translated as MHAAAAMYETPADAQGPLIDAQAADWERTYCVFVHLSHLVMFFLGIPIVVPLILWLAKKDDSPLVDHHGREALNFEISLLIYAIPIGIVTCGVGAIFAVVLGFVGGVMAVVAASRGQYFCYPMCFRFIH; from the coding sequence ATGCACGCCGCAGCCGCCATGTATGAGACACCAGCCGACGCCCAGGGACCACTGATCGATGCCCAGGCGGCGGACTGGGAGCGGACATACTGCGTCTTCGTGCATCTTTCCCATCTTGTCATGTTTTTCCTGGGCATCCCGATCGTCGTGCCGCTGATCCTGTGGCTGGCGAAGAAGGACGATTCGCCGCTGGTGGACCACCACGGGCGCGAGGCGTTGAACTTCGAGATTTCGCTTCTGATCTACGCGATCCCGATCGGGATCGTGACGTGCGGGGTGGGGGCGATCTTCGCGGTTGTGCTCGGGTTCGTGGGTGGGGTGATGGCGGTGGTGGCGGCGTCGCGCGGGCAGTACTTCTGCTACCCGATGTGCTTCCGCTTCATCCACTGA